One window of Methanothermobacter tenebrarum genomic DNA carries:
- a CDS encoding thymidylate kinase has translation MKFIVIDGLDGAGKDTHAKLIKKRYESMGEKVIFRSHPEDDNPYGRKAKKALLKGGKINHLKASVYYALDVIRSLRLYYWSNPGADTIIFVRYLMGVAYLPSTLARILYHIFSLVLPTTEYMFFLDVPPQESLKRLQRREEHEMFENLEDLKRVREKALKLAENWHIINTEDPITDVQKRINRILDKLDQRGSL, from the coding sequence ATGAAGTTCATAGTTATTGACGGGTTAGATGGGGCGGGCAAAGACACACATGCTAAACTCATAAAAAAAAGATATGAGAGTATGGGGGAGAAGGTTATATTCAGGTCGCATCCAGAGGATGACAACCCATATGGTAGGAAAGCGAAAAAAGCCCTACTCAAAGGCGGGAAAATAAACCACTTAAAAGCGAGCGTATACTATGCATTGGATGTTATAAGATCCCTCAGATTATACTATTGGTCGAATCCAGGAGCAGACACCATAATATTCGTAAGATATCTTATGGGAGTGGCCTACCTACCATCAACACTAGCCAGGATACTATACCATATTTTTTCATTGGTTTTACCCACCACAGAGTATATGTTCTTCCTTGATGTTCCACCCCAAGAATCATTAAAACGCCTCCAAAGGAGAGAAGAACATGAAATGTTCGAAAACCTTGAAGATCTCAAGCGCGTCCGCGAAAAAGCCCTCAAATTGGCTGAAAACTGGCATATTATAAACACTGAGGATCCTATAACAGATGTTCAAAAAAGGATTAACAGGATCCTGGATAAACTCGACCAAAGGGGTAGCCTATGA
- a CDS encoding diacylglycerol/polyprenol kinase family protein — protein sequence MNDIIGLLLVYGYVAILLFIADKFQDLNISRKFVHIMVGNIIFILPVFKSWWVMTLLAAAPFIPLTFLISPYSPLKIEHKVSSYGHSLGLVYYSISWTLLALLFFDHPWIIAIGIAAMSYGDGLASLIGEKYGKRKYNILGDPKSVEGSLAMFITLLITLPLVLFYYQKPVTWPIIFAIAATATIIEGATPKGLDNITASAGAVAVYLLI from the coding sequence ATGAATGACATCATCGGATTGCTACTAGTATATGGTTATGTTGCAATTTTACTCTTCATAGCAGATAAGTTCCAAGACCTGAATATTAGCCGGAAATTTGTACATATAATGGTAGGTAATATCATCTTTATATTACCGGTCTTTAAAAGTTGGTGGGTTATGACACTCCTCGCGGCAGCACCATTCATCCCCTTAACCTTCCTTATAAGCCCATACTCTCCACTCAAAATAGAACACAAGGTCTCATCCTATGGTCATAGCCTAGGACTCGTATACTATTCTATCTCATGGACCCTCCTAGCCCTATTATTTTTCGACCACCCATGGATCATCGCCATTGGCATAGCAGCAATGTCATATGGTGACGGTCTAGCATCACTCATCGGCGAAAAGTATGGTAAAAGGAAATATAACATCCTAGGGGACCCTAAAAGTGTTGAAGGATCCCTCGCAATGTTCATCACACTCCTTATAACACTCCCCCTTGTCCTATTCTACTATCAAAAGCCGGTAACCTGGCCTATAATATTCGCCATAGCCGCCACAGCCACTATAATAGAGGGCGCCACCCCAAAGGGACTTGATAATATAACAGCATCTGCGGGGGCTGTGGCAGTTTATCTCCTAATCTAG
- a CDS encoding UbiA family prenyltransferase, with amino-acid sequence MKVYMEILRPVNAIMAVVSVLLVALIGWEFDLRVLVACFVVFIATGAGNVINDYFDYEIDAINRPQRPIPSGRIRRGVAGAYGIGLFILASALGFYLGPLPGFIVVGSSLLMIYYAHTLKRKCFIGNLVVSFLTGLSFVFGGLIVGETVKAAYIGFYAFLMTMAREIIKDMEDIEGDKMEGATTLPIKYGHRIASIIAATFMLIASLTSPILYTINIFSILYIPILSIAIIVFLKAAFKILKDPRKETAGEVSKQIKIGMGITFIAFALGSRTITRIILGIIFT; translated from the coding sequence ATGAAGGTTTATATGGAGATATTAAGGCCGGTTAATGCTATCATGGCCGTGGTTTCAGTCCTTTTAGTGGCCCTTATAGGATGGGAGTTCGATTTAAGGGTTCTAGTAGCATGTTTTGTTGTTTTCATAGCCACTGGGGCTGGTAATGTTATTAATGATTATTTTGATTATGAGATTGATGCTATAAACAGGCCGCAGAGGCCTATACCCTCTGGGCGCATTAGGAGGGGGGTTGCTGGCGCCTATGGGATTGGACTTTTCATTTTAGCATCAGCACTCGGTTTTTATCTCGGCCCGCTCCCAGGGTTTATAGTGGTTGGAAGTTCCCTGCTCATGATATACTATGCCCATACGCTTAAAAGAAAATGTTTCATCGGCAACCTGGTGGTATCATTCCTAACAGGTTTAAGTTTCGTATTTGGGGGTTTAATAGTGGGTGAGACTGTGAAGGCAGCGTATATAGGATTTTATGCCTTTCTCATGACCATGGCTAGGGAGATAATCAAGGACATGGAGGATATAGAAGGGGATAAGATGGAGGGAGCCACAACACTACCAATTAAATATGGGCACAGGATCGCGAGTATAATAGCCGCCACCTTCATGCTCATAGCCAGTCTAACAAGCCCAATACTCTACACTATAAACATATTCAGCATCCTCTACATTCCAATCTTATCAATTGCGATAATAGTATTCTTAAAGGCCGCATTCAAGATTTTAAAGGATCCAAGGAAGGAAACTGCTGGGGAGGTTTCCAAGCAGATAAAAATAGGGATGGGGATCACATTCATAGCCTTCGCACTAGGAAGCAGGACAATAACAAGAATAATATTGGGGATTATATTCACCTAA
- a CDS encoding pyridoxamine 5'-phosphate oxidase family protein: MSIAFSGEYPYIAPFLYVFDGEHLYFLSTKYGRKIELLKNNPYVAVEIEEFKPDLSSYKFVTLQGQIVEVTDPSEKERVRKMFADMIKEKGLSRKVLKALGHSPEDPLACLVKMERSYVWKLVDVVDITSIVENKPKKGGIPPTVLSHQVNNKIGPTC, encoded by the coding sequence ATAAGCATAGCCTTCAGCGGAGAATACCCATATATAGCACCATTCCTCTACGTATTCGATGGAGAACACCTATATTTCCTGTCAACCAAATATGGGCGAAAAATCGAACTTCTAAAAAACAATCCCTACGTTGCAGTGGAGATAGAAGAATTCAAACCAGACCTTTCAAGTTACAAATTCGTGACCCTACAAGGTCAGATCGTTGAAGTCACAGACCCCAGTGAAAAAGAAAGGGTTAGAAAAATGTTCGCAGACATGATCAAAGAAAAAGGCCTTTCTAGGAAGGTGCTTAAGGCCCTGGGCCATTCCCCTGAAGATCCGCTAGCATGCCTTGTTAAAATGGAAAGATCCTATGTCTGGAAACTTGTAGATGTTGTTGACATAACCAGTATAGTGGAGAATAAACCTAAAAAGGGTGGGATACCCCCCACAGTATTATCTCACCAGGTTAATAATAAAATCGGCCCCACCTGCTAG
- a CDS encoding MBL fold metallo-hydrolase has translation MILEIIKSKGISHNSYFLGSDGEAAVIDPRRDVKIYLELAMEHDMNIRYIFETHRNEDYTIGSLELKKYVDAEILHGDKLDFKYGTSVIEGDIFELGSLELEILETPGHTYESISIITKDKNIPLLVFVGDVLFPGEVGRVDFFGKEKIPQTASLLYESLHEKILPLGDHVIVCPAHGAGSVCDAQIRDQDLTTIGYEKITNHILKLDKEAFIEYKRREELYTPPYFKRMEKNNLEGAPLENPHLEPLNVQEFNDMIKEGAQLVDVRNPTSFCGGHIPGSLNIWGDGFPAFAGYFLEYDNPIILVDERGSNDLVRRSLIRLGYDNKYGYLQGGFPTWYINGMECENFEAWTVDQLKSHIDEGGDFTILDVRKHSDREKYHIEGSMHCWVGDIPENLDNIPDNVVVYCDSGYKSTIAASLLKMNGYNVKTVLGGINAWTRKGYPIMKS, from the coding sequence TTGATACTTGAAATAATAAAATCAAAGGGAATATCCCATAATTCCTATTTTCTAGGATCTGATGGGGAAGCCGCGGTCATAGACCCGCGTAGAGACGTTAAAATCTACCTCGAACTTGCAATGGAACATGATATGAACATACGCTACATCTTCGAAACCCACAGGAACGAAGATTACACCATAGGATCACTAGAACTTAAAAAATATGTTGATGCCGAAATACTCCATGGAGACAAACTAGACTTCAAATACGGGACCAGTGTAATTGAAGGAGACATCTTCGAACTCGGATCCCTAGAACTCGAAATCCTTGAAACACCAGGCCACACCTATGAGAGCATATCCATAATCACAAAAGATAAAAACATCCCATTATTGGTGTTTGTTGGTGACGTGCTCTTCCCAGGAGAAGTTGGAAGAGTCGACTTCTTCGGTAAAGAGAAAATACCCCAAACCGCAAGCCTACTCTACGAGAGCCTACATGAAAAAATACTACCCCTAGGTGACCATGTTATAGTATGCCCGGCACATGGCGCCGGTTCGGTCTGCGACGCCCAGATAAGAGACCAGGACCTTACAACAATAGGATATGAGAAAATAACAAACCACATCCTAAAATTGGACAAGGAAGCCTTCATAGAATATAAAAGGAGAGAGGAACTCTACACGCCACCATACTTCAAGAGGATGGAAAAGAACAACCTAGAAGGGGCGCCACTAGAAAACCCCCACCTAGAACCATTAAATGTCCAAGAATTCAATGATATGATCAAAGAAGGAGCCCAACTAGTGGATGTAAGAAACCCCACAAGCTTCTGCGGGGGCCACATTCCAGGGAGTCTAAATATCTGGGGTGATGGCTTCCCCGCCTTCGCAGGATACTTCCTAGAATATGATAATCCAATAATCCTAGTAGATGAAAGAGGATCCAATGACCTTGTAAGAAGATCCCTGATAAGACTCGGATATGATAACAAGTATGGGTATCTGCAGGGGGGTTTCCCAACTTGGTACATTAATGGGATGGAATGTGAAAATTTCGAGGCATGGACTGTAGACCAGCTCAAATCACACATTGATGAGGGTGGTGATTTCACGATCCTTGACGTTAGGAAACACTCAGATCGTGAAAAATATCACATAGAGGGTTCCATGCATTGTTGGGTTGGTGACATCCCAGAAAACTTGGATAATATACCCGATAATGTAGTTGTCTATTGCGACTCGGGCTATAAGTCAACTATCGCGGCGAGCTTGCTTAAAATGAATGGATACAATGTTAAAACCGTCCTTGGCGGGATAAACGCTTGGACGAGGAAAGGCTACCCAATCATGAAAAGTTAG
- a CDS encoding MEDS domain-containing protein has protein sequence MEESQIILKVHDHTCLIYEKKEEWEKVIIPFITEGLRNNEKCLYITDQHEPKAVKKHLQGKGFNTEKLGNQFQIIHEHEAYTREGHFDPDRMIKLLKEETEKAIREGYSGLRVTGEMTWTLKGIPGSERLIEYEAKLNRFFPKAKCVAICKYKRSAFEPETLKMIILTHPIIIWKGKAYRNFYYIPPETLLDGNPAQLEVENWLRNLKRENDFIKSINMLTRSYKSFIDHSPFTVAVKDSSSRYLIVNDKFCKFAGKKESEILGKSPYEIFDEETASILEYSDELPLKGEDISFEMEINDRYYHTIKFPIETPTKEKGIGSIILDITERKKFEEKLEKSMKSFLNIVEDSPESIFITNKDGKVYYANQQALDYFGLEAEDIIGETLGKPLRPYLTQEIETLAADGSIRYAELKTAKTYWEEEECTLISIRDITKIKEYEKSLEKSLREKNTMLAELHHRVKNNLQVIISLIDLQKRHMKSPEDKEQIEKVNNRIKAIARAHERLYLAEDLSSIDLKDYLEDILLELKATYQKPGIQFECQIQDIKLNINQAIPCGLIINEALTNTMKHAFPEGEGRVIIKAYKKDNLININIEDNGVGLPENFKPEETLGMRIMHALTRQLDGEIRIKGEKGVKIRLRFPHPQNRG, from the coding sequence TTGGAAGAGTCCCAAATAATCCTAAAAGTTCATGACCACACCTGCCTAATCTACGAAAAGAAAGAAGAATGGGAAAAAGTTATAATACCATTCATCACAGAAGGACTCAGGAACAACGAGAAATGCCTTTACATAACAGACCAACACGAACCCAAAGCAGTGAAAAAACACCTACAAGGTAAAGGATTCAACACAGAAAAGCTAGGCAACCAATTCCAAATAATCCACGAACATGAAGCATACACCAGAGAAGGCCACTTCGACCCTGATAGGATGATAAAACTCCTAAAAGAGGAGACAGAAAAAGCCATAAGAGAAGGCTACAGTGGCCTTCGCGTTACAGGGGAGATGACATGGACACTAAAAGGTATACCAGGTAGTGAGAGGCTGATAGAATACGAGGCGAAACTTAACAGGTTCTTCCCAAAGGCCAAGTGCGTGGCCATCTGCAAATACAAAAGATCAGCCTTCGAACCGGAAACCCTCAAAATGATCATCCTAACCCATCCAATCATAATATGGAAGGGGAAAGCCTATAGAAACTTTTATTACATACCACCCGAGACGCTCCTAGATGGGAACCCAGCCCAGTTAGAGGTTGAAAATTGGCTCAGGAACCTTAAACGTGAAAATGACTTCATAAAATCGATTAATATGCTTACAAGATCATATAAGAGTTTCATCGACCATTCACCTTTTACCGTGGCGGTTAAAGATTCCAGTTCAAGGTATCTTATTGTGAATGATAAATTTTGCAAATTCGCAGGTAAAAAAGAATCAGAGATACTAGGGAAAAGCCCTTATGAGATATTCGATGAAGAAACTGCCAGTATCTTGGAATATTCAGATGAACTACCATTAAAGGGTGAAGATATCAGTTTTGAGATGGAAATTAACGATCGATACTATCATACCATAAAATTTCCAATTGAAACCCCCACTAAAGAAAAGGGGATAGGCTCCATCATATTAGATATTACTGAGAGGAAAAAATTTGAAGAGAAATTAGAAAAGTCAATGAAAAGTTTCCTCAACATAGTCGAAGACAGCCCAGAGAGTATATTTATCACCAACAAGGATGGTAAAGTATACTATGCAAACCAACAAGCCCTAGACTACTTCGGCCTAGAAGCAGAGGATATCATAGGAGAAACCTTAGGGAAACCACTTAGACCATATTTAACCCAGGAAATTGAAACTTTAGCAGCCGATGGTAGTATAAGGTATGCAGAATTGAAAACAGCCAAAACATACTGGGAAGAAGAGGAATGCACCCTCATATCAATACGTGACATAACCAAAATCAAAGAATATGAAAAATCCCTTGAAAAAAGCCTAAGGGAAAAGAACACAATGCTCGCGGAGTTACACCACCGAGTCAAAAACAACCTCCAGGTTATAATAAGCCTCATAGACCTGCAAAAAAGGCACATGAAGAGCCCGGAGGATAAAGAGCAGATAGAAAAGGTGAACAATAGAATAAAGGCTATTGCACGAGCCCATGAACGACTATACCTAGCAGAGGACCTATCATCAATAGACCTCAAAGATTACCTAGAAGATATCCTACTAGAATTAAAAGCAACATACCAGAAACCAGGGATCCAATTTGAATGTCAAATCCAGGATATAAAGCTCAACATAAACCAGGCCATCCCCTGCGGGCTTATAATAAACGAGGCCCTGACAAATACCATGAAACACGCCTTCCCAGAAGGTGAAGGGAGAGTAATCATCAAAGCGTACAAGAAAGACAATCTCATCAACATCAACATAGAAGATAATGGAGTCGGACTCCCCGAAAACTTCAAACCAGAAGAAACATTAGGTATGAGAATCATGCACGCCCTCACCAGACAACTTGATGGTGAAATAAGAATAAAAGGAGAAAAAGGCGTGAAAATCCGATTAAGATTCCCACACCCCCAAAACCGAGGGTGA
- a CDS encoding circadian clock KaiB family protein, with protein MNDKIILRLYTTPQNPHAKAATETLQKIRKIGVKIDLEIIDITKNPKLARENHIIAIPTLDKIKPKPTRRIIGDLSDDKALLKFLGVSKLGRVPNNPKSS; from the coding sequence TTGAACGATAAGATAATACTCAGACTATATACAACCCCCCAAAACCCCCATGCAAAAGCAGCCACCGAGACGCTGCAAAAAATCAGAAAAATAGGGGTGAAGATCGACCTTGAGATCATCGACATCACCAAAAACCCCAAGTTAGCCAGGGAGAATCATATTATCGCAATACCAACCCTCGACAAGATAAAACCCAAACCTACAAGGAGGATCATAGGAGATCTATCAGATGATAAAGCCCTCCTAAAATTCCTAGGAGTGTCCAAACTTGGAAGAGTCCCAAATAATCCTAAAAGTTCATGA
- a CDS encoding ATPase domain-containing protein — MLISGTTGTGKTSLVSKFAQEACKRGEKCLYFANEEPRDQIIRNMKSVGINLKKFIEDGKLLIHAERPTTLGLEAHLTSMQDIVRDFKPDHVIVDPISALTEAGFAIKDLFIRFTDFLKNRKITSILTYLTIGGTPLTTTEIRISSLIDTWIILDQLEKGGEYLKILRVLKSRGMRQSTQPKEIKLTKKGIKIKRIR, encoded by the coding sequence GTGCTGATCTCAGGGACCACTGGCACTGGTAAGACAAGTCTCGTGTCAAAATTCGCCCAGGAGGCTTGTAAGAGGGGTGAAAAGTGCTTGTACTTTGCGAATGAGGAGCCCAGAGATCAGATAATCCGTAACATGAAATCTGTTGGGATAAACCTCAAAAAATTCATCGAAGATGGAAAACTCCTTATACACGCTGAAAGACCCACTACACTAGGCCTGGAAGCCCACCTAACAAGTATGCAGGATATCGTGCGTGATTTCAAACCAGATCATGTTATAGTAGACCCCATATCCGCGCTCACAGAAGCCGGTTTCGCCATAAAAGACCTTTTCATAAGATTCACCGACTTTCTGAAGAATAGGAAGATAACCTCCATTCTAACATACCTTACAATAGGTGGCACGCCATTAACAACCACCGAGATAAGAATATCCTCTCTCATAGACACTTGGATCATATTAGACCAGTTAGAAAAGGGTGGAGAATATCTTAAAATTTTAAGAGTCCTTAAAAGTCGTGGCATGAGACAGTCCACACAACCCAAAGAAATCAAACTAACCAAAAAAGGTATAAAGATAAAAAGAATAAGGTGA
- a CDS encoding ATPase domain-containing protein yields the protein MVGVSFLWGSFRPVEKTRTGIWGVDIITGGGLPRGRNTLVYGGPGTGKTFFGMQFLINGASLYNEPGVMVSFEESRDNLLENFRLEDNLLEELIREDKIFIEDLSSLFGVESGDYTLDALFVRLEDAIERVNAKRIVIDKVDTLLSHFRKDMRDELVRLIKWLNGRGLTSIFTSGENPYGGATHGLEDYISDCVIHLKHQYRDYIGTRYMTIRKYRGSEHGLNEYPLLINSKGLSLFPITSLKLDYSVSHRIVSSGIPELDDILGGGFY from the coding sequence ATGGTGGGGGTGAGTTTTTTGTGGGGATCCTTTAGGCCGGTTGAGAAAACTCGGACTGGTATTTGGGGTGTTGATATTATAACCGGGGGTGGTCTGCCCCGGGGTCGTAATACTCTAGTTTATGGTGGGCCCGGGACTGGTAAGACCTTTTTTGGCATGCAATTTCTTATTAATGGTGCCAGTCTTTATAATGAGCCTGGTGTTATGGTGAGTTTTGAGGAGAGTCGGGATAACCTCCTGGAGAATTTCAGATTAGAGGATAACCTCCTTGAGGAGCTTATCAGAGAAGATAAAATATTCATAGAGGATTTGTCCTCCCTTTTTGGTGTTGAAAGTGGCGATTATACTCTTGATGCTCTTTTCGTGCGCCTGGAGGATGCTATAGAACGTGTGAATGCTAAGAGGATAGTGATTGATAAGGTTGACACTCTACTTTCACACTTTCGAAAGGATATGAGGGACGAGCTCGTCAGACTCATAAAATGGTTAAATGGCAGGGGCCTTACAAGCATATTCACCAGTGGGGAAAATCCTTATGGTGGGGCTACCCACGGACTCGAGGATTACATATCAGATTGTGTCATCCACCTTAAACACCAGTATAGGGATTATATAGGCACAAGATACATGACCATACGAAAATATAGGGGCTCAGAACATGGCTTGAACGAATATCCCCTGCTCATAAATTCAAAGGGTTTATCATTGTTCCCCATAACCTCCCTTAAACTCGATTATAGTGTAAGTCATAGGATAGTGTCCAGTGGCATCCCTGAACTTGACGATATACTCGGGGGAGGATTCTACTAG
- a CDS encoding ATP-binding cassette domain-containing protein — translation MEYIIETEKITKKYDNFTAVDKVDLKVPENTIYAILGPNGAGKTTLISMLCTILRPTSGTAKVNGYNITKEPEKVRASIGIVFQSRALDDMLTGREHLEMHAALYGVPRKIREKRIQEVLELIALGKKADEYVKTYSGGMKRRLEIGRGLIHHPKVLFLDEPTLGLDPQTRESIWEYIKHLNREENVTVLLTTHYMEEADKLCDQVAIMNKGRIIKADTPQKLKRELKADTIKVKVERPREFTEKIQKLPGVKDATQITKETVKLLVERGENLIPDIVNFATQQNFNIKSVELEHPTLEDVFIKYTGTKITET, via the coding sequence ATGGAATACATCATCGAAACAGAAAAGATAACCAAAAAATATGACAACTTCACAGCAGTAGACAAAGTAGACCTCAAAGTACCAGAGAATACCATCTACGCCATCCTAGGCCCAAACGGAGCCGGGAAAACAACACTAATATCAATGCTATGCACAATACTCCGACCAACAAGCGGCACAGCCAAAGTAAACGGATACAACATCACCAAAGAACCAGAAAAAGTAAGAGCCTCCATCGGCATAGTATTCCAATCAAGAGCCCTCGACGACATGCTAACAGGAAGAGAACACCTAGAAATGCACGCAGCACTCTACGGAGTCCCCCGAAAAATAAGGGAAAAAAGGATACAAGAAGTCCTCGAACTCATAGCCCTCGGAAAAAAAGCAGACGAATACGTCAAAACATACTCAGGTGGCATGAAACGCCGACTAGAAATAGGAAGAGGCCTCATACACCACCCCAAAGTCCTATTCCTAGACGAGCCAACATTAGGCCTAGACCCCCAAACACGCGAAAGCATCTGGGAATACATAAAACACCTCAACAGAGAAGAAAACGTAACAGTACTACTCACAACACACTACATGGAAGAAGCAGACAAACTCTGCGACCAGGTAGCCATAATGAACAAAGGCAGAATAATAAAAGCAGACACACCCCAAAAACTCAAAAGAGAACTCAAAGCAGACACAATAAAAGTAAAAGTAGAAAGACCCAGAGAATTCACAGAAAAAATCCAAAAACTACCAGGAGTGAAAGACGCCACACAAATAACCAAAGAAACAGTGAAACTACTAGTAGAGAGGGGTGAAAACCTCATACCAGATATAGTGAACTTCGCAACCCAACAAAACTTCAACATAAAATCCGTAGAACTAGAACACCCCACACTCGAAGACGTATTCATAAAATACACAGGAACCAAAATAACAGAAACATAA
- a CDS encoding ABC transporter permease encodes MGEIEGIYTIWLREMKRFLRYRSRIVTSIVTPLLWLIIFGTGLGASIRFATVPGGYRAFIYPGIIGQTILFTSIFSGVSVIIDRQYGFLKEILVAPISRTSIVLGKAFGISTASMIQTTILLLLSFLVGIIMTPACFLVTLILSLIISMGFGGLGLMIAAFTDSMEGFNLIMSFIVLPIFLLSGALFPITGLPAWLKSAVYLNPLTYGVDAMRYTILRDSVFPLEVNVLVISAFAVMMVFLAAFMFNVKEQSLM; translated from the coding sequence ATGGGTGAAATAGAGGGAATATACACCATATGGTTGCGGGAAATGAAAAGATTCCTACGCTACAGATCAAGGATAGTCACATCCATCGTAACACCACTACTCTGGCTTATAATATTCGGAACAGGACTCGGAGCATCAATAAGATTCGCAACAGTCCCAGGAGGCTATAGAGCCTTCATCTACCCGGGCATAATAGGCCAAACCATACTATTCACAAGCATATTCTCCGGCGTATCAGTAATAATAGACAGACAATACGGGTTCCTCAAAGAAATACTCGTAGCCCCAATCTCAAGAACATCAATAGTCCTTGGGAAAGCTTTTGGCATAAGCACGGCCTCAATGATACAAACAACCATCCTACTATTACTATCATTCCTTGTGGGAATCATAATGACCCCAGCATGCTTCCTGGTCACTCTGATACTTTCACTCATAATATCCATGGGCTTCGGCGGCCTAGGACTTATGATAGCAGCCTTCACAGATAGCATGGAAGGATTCAACCTCATAATGAGCTTCATAGTGCTACCCATATTCCTACTAAGTGGAGCCCTATTCCCAATTACTGGTCTGCCAGCATGGCTGAAAAGTGCGGTTTACTTGAACCCTTTGACTTATGGTGTGGATGCTATGCGCTATACAATACTCAGAGATTCAGTATTCCCCCTTGAGGTCAATGTTCTTGTTATCAGTGCGTTTGCGGTTATGATGGTTTTCTTAGCGGCTTTCATGTTCAATGTAAAAGAACAAAGCTTAATGTGA
- the cas6 gene encoding CRISPR-associated endoribonuclease Cas6: MRLLIKFKSDEEFEYSAINNYTIQGFIYSFLKRSNSFSEYHDIDGFKYFCFSNIFPVSDFKKGELKKIIISSPNFKLIKTLERELKRNKSAYLGKYPVKIESVSLFKARLKRQFITSTPIILYQDARKNYYFSMKKTHDFQFFMDRLKENALKKYNLFYDDEYHFEGNIFDRLEYAREVAVRLKKADKLFIVIGTLWKNLEKFNMDNKKFYNFLLDCGLGEKNSLGFGMLNTVESIKNG, translated from the coding sequence ATGAGACTTCTCATCAAATTTAAAAGTGATGAAGAATTTGAATACTCTGCCATTAACAATTACACTATCCAAGGTTTTATTTATTCTTTTTTAAAAAGAAGTAACTCCTTCTCGGAGTACCATGACATAGATGGATTCAAGTACTTCTGTTTCTCAAATATCTTTCCAGTATCCGATTTTAAAAAGGGCGAATTAAAGAAGATAATAATATCATCTCCTAACTTTAAGTTAATAAAAACCCTTGAAAGAGAACTTAAAAGGAACAAATCTGCATATCTTGGTAAGTACCCAGTTAAAATAGAATCAGTAAGTCTATTCAAAGCTAGACTTAAAAGACAGTTCATAACCAGCACCCCTATCATCCTGTACCAGGATGCGAGAAAAAATTACTATTTCTCAATGAAGAAAACTCATGACTTCCAGTTTTTCATGGACCGACTAAAGGAAAATGCCCTGAAAAAGTATAATTTATTCTATGATGACGAATACCACTTTGAAGGGAATATTTTTGACCGGCTTGAATATGCTCGTGAAGTGGCGGTTAGACTCAAAAAAGCAGATAAACTTTTTATAGTGATAGGTACACTCTGGAAGAACCTTGAAAAGTTTAACATGGATAATAAGAAGTTTTACAATTTCCTACTGGACTGTGGTCTCGGTGAAAAAAATTCACTTGGATTTGGAATGTTAAACACCGTGGAGAGTATCAAAAATGGTTGA